The genome window ACATCTGGTGCCCGGGGTGCGGCATCGGCATCGCCATGCGTTGCTTGGTGCTCGCTTTGGAAGAGCTGGGACGGCCGCTGGATCGCGTGGTTGTCGTCTCGGGCATCGGCTGCTCGGCGCGCGTCGCCGGATATGTCCGGCTCGATGGGTTCCACACGACGCACGGCCGCGCGATCCCCTTCGCGACGGGACTGAAGCTCGCCAATCCTGATCTCACGGTGATCGTCTTCAGCGGCGATGGGGACTTAGCGGCCATCGGGGGGAATCACCTCATCCATGCGGCGCGTCGTAATCTCGACCTGACCGTCATCTGCGTGAACAATTTCATCTACGGCATGACCGGCGGCCAATTCGGTCCGACGACGCCGCTCTCGGCCCGCAGCACGACCACACCGTACGGGAACTTCGAGCCCCCCTTTAACCTCATGGCCCTGGTCGCCGCCAGCGGTGCCGTCTACGTCGCTCGCTGGACCGTATTCCACGTCCGGCGCTTGATCACCGCTTTTCAGGAAGCCATCGCCAAAAAGGGCTTCAGTTTCGTGGAAGTCCTCTCGCCTTGCCCGACCGGATACTTGCGCCGGAATAAGCTGGGCGAAGCTGTGGACATGATGCGTTATTTCAAAGCCAACAGTGAGATCCGACACGGAGCCGATCCGGCTGAGGTGGGGATCGAGATGGGAGGCAAGCTCATCCTCGGAAAGTTCGTCGATCTCGAGCGTCCGACTTATCAGGAGCGCATGCGGCAGCAGCTGGCGGCCTTTTTCGTCGAACCGTATGTGGAGAAAGTGAGTGAGGAGGTGGAGGCCGAGGAGGTCGAATCATGAGCCGATGGGAAGTGAAGATCGCAGGATTCGGGGGACAAGGAATCGTCTTAGCTGGGTATCTCCTCGGCAAAGCGGCCGCCGTCTACGATCGGCGCCATGCGACGATGGTGCAATCCTATGGCCCGGAAGCCCGCGGGAGCGCCTGCGTCAGTCAAGTCATCATTGCCGACGAGCCGATCTACTACCCCTACGTCACCGAACCGGACGTGGTGGTCGCTATGTCTCAAGAGGCGTATACGAAATTCGCCGCCGAGGTGAAACCCAACGGGCTATTGCTCGTCGAACGAGATTTAGTGGCGCTCGATACGGTGCGGCTCGACTTCGCGCGCTCGGGGGGGAACGGCGTGCGACTTCACGCTCTCTCGGCGACGAAGATCGCAGAAGAATTGGGCCATCGCATCGTCGCGAATATCGTCATGCTCGGTTTCCTCTGCGCGCTCGCTCCCCTCGTCTCCCCATCGGGGATGAAAGAGGCCTTGCGCTCTTCGCTCCCGAAGAGCGCCATTGAGTTGAACCTGATGGCCTTCGACGCCGGATATGAACGCGGGCTCCAAGTTCGGATATAATCTGGTCGCAAACTCATCGCAGAGGAGGGAGGGCCTATGACCCCATTGACGAAGATGGAAGAGTATGGGCACGAAGAGGTCATTTTCTGCCAGAATAAGGACGTCGGGCTGCGGGCGATCATCGCCATTCACGATACGACGCTCGGGCCAGCTTTGGGCGGCACGCGGATGTGGCCCTATAAGACGGAGGAAGAGGCCTTACTGGATGTGCTGCGGCTCTCGCGGGCGATGACGTATAAGGCCGCGGCTGCTGGCCTCAACCTCGGCGGGGGGAAAGCCGTCATCATCGGTGATCCGAAGAAGGACAAGTCTGAAGCGCTCTTTCGTGCTTTCGGGCGTTTCGTTGAGAGCCTGAAGGGGCGTTTCATCACCGGCGAAGATGTCGGCATAGACGTCAACGATATCGAGTACATGTACATGGAGACGCGGTATGTCTCCGGACTCTCCCCCGCCCACGGAGGCGGAGGAGACCCCGCCCCCGTCACGGCCTTCGGTGTGCTGCAAGGCTTGCAAGCCTGCGTGCAGGAGAAGCTGGGACGGGATTCCCTCAAAGGTTTGAGCGTCGCTGTCCAAGGGCTCGGGAATGTCGGCTTCAATTTGGCCGCGCGGCTCATCGAGGAGGGCGTTCACGTCTTTGGCTCGGACATTGACCCGGATAAAGTGGAACGGGCGCGAAGCGAATTGAAGAAGATCGAGATCGTCAGTCCGGAGCAGATCTACGATGTAGACGCGGACATCTTCGCCCCTTGCGCGCTCGGCGCCGTCTTGAACGATCAAACGATCCCCCGAATGAAGTTCAAGATCGTCGCCGGAGCAGCGAACAACCAGCTCGAAGAAGATCGGCACGGCGTGGAACTGCACCGCCGAGGCATTCTCTACGCCCCCGATTACGTGATCAACGCCGGGGGGTTGATCAACGTCTACGTCGAGCTGGAGGGGTATGACCGCGAGCGCGCGCTGCGCATGACGCGCGGCATCTATTACAATCTGCGCCGCGTCTTCGATATCTCTCGACGAGAGAACATCCCCACCTTTCAGGCAGCGGATCGCCTCGTCGAAGAGCGCATCGCCATGGTCCGACGGCTCAAGAGCATGTACACGGGCCAGGCCGTCCATCGCTTTCGATGGGAGATGCGCTGAGCCGTGAAAAGAAGATGCGGGGGGGATTCGTCCCCCCGCATTTCCCACCTCACGCGACCTCTGAAGTCGAAGTCCCGCGAGGATTTCGAGCCCTAGCTACCGCAGCGCCCTCAACGTGGCCAAGAGCACATTACGAGCGAAGCTCGGATTGTGCACGCCAAGGCTCCCGTCGTACTTGATCAGGAGATAGTTCCAAGACGCGCGAATGATCGGATCCGAGGTCGCGAAGATGCGACGGCCGCCGGGCCGATCCCAAATCTCCCCCGCTCGGGCATATACCTCCGTCCCATCAGCCAAGGTGAAGCGAAAGCTGATCAACCCACCAATGCTCCGGATCTCGGCGAGTTTTCTGATCTGCCGGCCATCGAGCGGGAAGTTCTCCGTATAGGCACCGGTCGCTGGGTCCCACCTGCGAACCACGCCGATTTGATCGCGAACGGCCAGGATGCGTCGCTCGATAGCGGCCTTGACTTGCTCGAGCAACGTCTCGATCGGCTTCTGCACGAACTCGATCGTCATGGAGGGACCGTGGCAACTCACACATGAAGTTTCAGACGCTTGGAACGTATGTCCATCCTTGCCAAGTGTCAGATGGCACGTCACGCAGCTGTCACCCACAAAAAGGCCATGGGGAGAAGCGCCGTTCACCGTATCGTCGAGGAAGAAGGCATTCTTCCCCATGATGACGTCAGCCTCCGCAGAATAATGTGGAGCCGTATAGCGACCGGGATCCGCCGCGTCCCACTTGATGCGATCGTTGCGCGTATTGTGGCAGGTCATGCAAATCGCGCCCTGTCCCACAGCCCACGCTTCGAACCCCGCGGGCAGCATCGGCGTATTATCGCGAATACGCATCTGGAAGTCATCTCCATGGCACGTCCGGCATGTGATCGGCTGTACGCGATCCGTCGTCAGGCCCAAGCTCCGAAGATACGCTTCATCGGCTGCTGATCCATCCGGCTTCTTGATAAAACCCGGGTCCCCTGCCAGAAGCTGCGGTACCCAAGCGATGAACCCCTGCTCGCTATGGCAGCGCCCGCAGTGAGCGGCTCCCGTCCCTCGACGTTCGACTGTCGCTTCCGCGACGGCCGTATCGCGATTGGCGTGCCGACTGCGCCGCCATTCAGCAGATGGATTTCCCTGCGGAGCCAAGGCCGATGAGCGCCCGACAGTCAAAACAACAACGAAAAAGAGTAGGATCCCACCTACGGCGAAGAGCTTCAGAAGTGATCGTTGACGCATTATCGGCCACCTCCTCTTAATGGGAATTCTGCTCTGCCCCACAAGGAGGAGCGGACGCTCTTTCTCGCACTGGCACGACATCCCAATGCTTCATACCTCCGCTCCTCCTTCCTGAGGCATTTTTTCATTCCGCGCCAGAGAAATGCAAGTCTCGTGCCACTGCTTGGCGGACACTCGGACGCGAGACGAGAGACAAAGCATCAATGAGTTAGCGATGGTGCGCCGCCCCCCGGTCCCCATCCCTGCGTTTTATCCCCCACCGGCGCGCGTGCTTCCCCACCCCAACACACGGCGAGATAAGGCGTTTCGAAGGGGAGACGAACTTCCGACCCGAGCGAGAGGAGGAAGGAAAGCCCTCTCACATGCTTCGACTTGGCCGGGCCTCAGACGAGGACGTTGTCAGAACTCTCGCGCACGCACGCCCTCTTCTGGCATGGGATTTGCGTTTCAGGAA of Blastocatellia bacterium contains these proteins:
- a CDS encoding 2-oxoacid:ferredoxin oxidoreductase subunit beta; this translates as MTEAEHPLDQFLRADRLPHIWCPGCGIGIAMRCLVLALEELGRPLDRVVVVSGIGCSARVAGYVRLDGFHTTHGRAIPFATGLKLANPDLTVIVFSGDGDLAAIGGNHLIHAARRNLDLTVICVNNFIYGMTGGQFGPTTPLSARSTTTPYGNFEPPFNLMALVAASGAVYVARWTVFHVRRLITAFQEAIAKKGFSFVEVLSPCPTGYLRRNKLGEAVDMMRYFKANSEIRHGADPAEVGIEMGGKLILGKFVDLERPTYQERMRQQLAAFFVEPYVEKVSEEVEAEEVES
- a CDS encoding 2-oxoacid:acceptor oxidoreductase family protein; amino-acid sequence: MSRWEVKIAGFGGQGIVLAGYLLGKAAAVYDRRHATMVQSYGPEARGSACVSQVIIADEPIYYPYVTEPDVVVAMSQEAYTKFAAEVKPNGLLLVERDLVALDTVRLDFARSGGNGVRLHALSATKIAEELGHRIVANIVMLGFLCALAPLVSPSGMKEALRSSLPKSAIELNLMAFDAGYERGLQVRI
- a CDS encoding leucine dehydrogenase, coding for MTPLTKMEEYGHEEVIFCQNKDVGLRAIIAIHDTTLGPALGGTRMWPYKTEEEALLDVLRLSRAMTYKAAAAGLNLGGGKAVIIGDPKKDKSEALFRAFGRFVESLKGRFITGEDVGIDVNDIEYMYMETRYVSGLSPAHGGGGDPAPVTAFGVLQGLQACVQEKLGRDSLKGLSVAVQGLGNVGFNLAARLIEEGVHVFGSDIDPDKVERARSELKKIEIVSPEQIYDVDADIFAPCALGAVLNDQTIPRMKFKIVAGAANNQLEEDRHGVELHRRGILYAPDYVINAGGLINVYVELEGYDRERALRMTRGIYYNLRRVFDISRRENIPTFQAADRLVEERIAMVRRLKSMYTGQAVHRFRWEMR
- a CDS encoding cytochrome c family protein, translated to MRQRSLLKLFAVGGILLFFVVVLTVGRSSALAPQGNPSAEWRRSRHANRDTAVAEATVERRGTGAAHCGRCHSEQGFIAWVPQLLAGDPGFIKKPDGSAADEAYLRSLGLTTDRVQPITCRTCHGDDFQMRIRDNTPMLPAGFEAWAVGQGAICMTCHNTRNDRIKWDAADPGRYTAPHYSAEADVIMGKNAFFLDDTVNGASPHGLFVGDSCVTCHLTLGKDGHTFQASETSCVSCHGPSMTIEFVQKPIETLLEQVKAAIERRILAVRDQIGVVRRWDPATGAYTENFPLDGRQIRKLAEIRSIGGLISFRFTLADGTEVYARAGEIWDRPGGRRIFATSDPIIRASWNYLLIKYDGSLGVHNPSFARNVLLATLRALR